One genomic segment of Nothobranchius furzeri strain GRZ-AD chromosome 10, NfurGRZ-RIMD1, whole genome shotgun sequence includes these proteins:
- the selenoe gene encoding selenoprotein e, translating to MWVLLVLVLALAAGASETNDTAAERKSVIARGKLLAPSVVGUAIKKMPELQHFLLERWALYHNLEYDSSEEKNPRLIFYDDKDTVVQTVPVDKMKAEEISSLLDSLGFYKRSQKGEQVPEEFQNFPLHAPRDEL from the exons ATGTGGGTCTTGCTGGTGCTCGTGTTGGCCCTTGCTGCAGGAGCATCAGAAACCAACGACACAGCAGCTGAGAGAAAATCAGTCATAGCTCGAGGTAAACTCCTG GCTCCTAGTGTGGTCGGATGAGCCATAAAGAAAATGCCGGAGCTCCAACACTTTCTGCTGGAGCGATGGGCTTTGTA CCACAACTTGGAATACGATTCATCAGAGGAGAAAAATCCCCGTCTGATATTTTATGATGACAAGGATACAGTTGTACAG ACCGTCCCTGTGGACAAAATGAAGGCAGAAGAGATCAGCAGCCTGCTGGACTCACTGGGTTTCTACAAGAGGTCCCAGAAAGGGGAACAGGTACCAGAGGAGTTCCAGAACTTCCCCCTGCACGCCCCCAGGGACGAGCTGTGA